In a single window of the Drosophila miranda strain MSH22 chromosome XL, D.miranda_PacBio2.1, whole genome shotgun sequence genome:
- the LOC108158442 gene encoding 2-methoxy-6-polyprenyl-1,4-benzoquinol methylase, mitochondrial → MQSNQSIRLLSLARHLIRRTATQASQQTTGATGAGTGESGSSSSGTEQTTHFGFKTVKDSEKEQKVHEVFEQVANSYDMMNDAMSMGIHRLWKDIFVERLGPTHGMQLLDMAGGTGDITFRYLKYLANQANPQQRPSHVTISDINQHMLDVGRERARRLGLTEEQLPNTKIAWQCADAERLPFEDASFNAYTIAFGIRNCTHVDKVLSEAYRVLQPGGRFMCLEFSHLTNDTMQWLYDQYSFQVIPPMGQLLAGQWQAYQYLVESIRRFPKQEPFKQMIEQAGFDMVSYENLTFGIVSIHSGFKL, encoded by the exons ATGCAAAGTAACCAGAGCATACGACTGCTGTCCCTGGCCAGGCACCTGATAAGGCGGACAGCGACTCAAGCGTCCCAGCAAACGACTGGAGCAACAGGAGCAGGAACAGGAGAATCGGGCAGTTCCTCCTCTGGGACGGAACAGACCACGCACTTTGGCTTCAAAACGGTGAAGGATAGCGAAAAGGAACAGAAGG TCCACGAGGTGTTCGAGCAGGTGGCCAACTCTTACGACATGATGAACGATGCCATGTCAATGGGCATACATCGCTTGTGGAAGGACATCTTCGTGGAGCGTCTGGGCCCGACACATGGCATGCAATTGCTGGACATGGCCGGTGGCACCGGCGACATCACATTTCGCTATCTCAAGTATCTGGCCAATCAGGCGAATCCCCAGCAGCGACCCAGCCATGTGACCATCTCGGACATCAACCAGCACATGCTCGATGTTGGCAGGGAGCGGGCCCGCCGTCTCGGCCTGACCGAAGAGCAGTTGCCGAACACAAAGATTGCGTGGCAGTGCGCCGATGCCGAGCGGCTTCCCTTTGAGGACGCAAGCTTCAATGCCTACACGATTGCCTTTGGCATACGGAACTGCACGCATGTGGATAAG GTGCTGAGCGAGGCGTATCGGGTGCTGCAGCCTGGCGGACGATTTATGTGCCTGGAGTTCAGCCATCTGACGAACGATACGATGCAGTGGCTGTACGACCAGTACTCGTTCCAGGTGATACCGCCCATGGGCCAGCTGCTGGCCGGACAGTGGCAGGCCTACCAGTATCTAGTGGAGAGCATTCGACGCTTCCCTAAGCAGGAGCCCTTCAAGCAGATGATCGAACAGGCCGGCTTCGACATGGTGTCCTACGAGAACCTAACCTTTGGCATTGTCAGCATACACTCCGGCTTCAAGCTGTGA
- the LOC108158451 gene encoding GTP-binding nuclear protein Ran-like, protein MPLRRRLVPAFKCIIIGHEGCGKSTFIQRHLTGQFEQQYLPTFGITVIKLIFQTTRGPICFEMWEGGKAEYVRSEGPNPFFKKVHCAIVMFDISLKDPSKNFAALRAMTEMVSPNVLKYVFCNKADLRLGKPNARRTKIYRCTKISVKNNMNTLVPFQHIARRIFKDRSLKLMPRPTMLPAPVKPLRQERQAEKDKEKKKKTKFKILRRKTDA, encoded by the coding sequence ATGCCCCTACGACGCAGGCTAGTTCCAGCATTCAAGTGCATAATAATCGGGCATGAGGGATGCGGAAAGAGTACCTTCATCCAGCGGCACTTGACGGGCCAGTTCGAGCAGCAATATTTGCCCACATTCGGGATCACGGTGATCAAACTTATATTCCAAACAACTCGCGGCCCAATCTGCTTCGAAATGTGGGAGGGAGGGAAGGCCGAGTACGTCCGATCCGAGGGTCCGAATCCATTTTTCAAAAAGGTCCACTGCGCCATTGTAATGTTCGACATCAGCCTGAAGGACCCCTCCAAGAACTTTGCAGCACTCCGCGCCATGACTGAGATGGTCTCGCCAAACGTTCTTAAATACGTTTTTTGCAACAAGGCGGATCTGAGGCTGGGCAAGCCCAACGCTCGTCGGACGAAGATCTACCGCTGTACAAAGATTTCTGTTAAGAATAACATGAACACACTGGTGCCCTTTCAGCACATCGCGCGCAGAATTTTCAAAGACCGCTCGCTCAAGCTCATGCCCAGGCCAACAATGCTGCCGGCACCAGTGAAGCCCCTTCGCCAGGAGAGACAGGCAGAAaaagataaagagaaaaagaaaaagaccaAATTTAAGATCTTACGCAGAAAAACAGATGCATGA